ACGCGGAGCCGCCCGAGAACCCCGTGTTCGTGCTCTCGGACCACGGCGACTTCACCGACGAGGAGGCCGCGCTGCTCGCCGAGCGCAGCGACCGCCGGGTGCGCGTCGGCCCCCAGATTCTGCACGCCGACCACACGGTCACCGTCGCACACAACTACCTCGACACCGACGGCTTCACCGACTACTGATGCGGGTGAGTGTCATCGGCGCGAGCACGCCCACGGAATCCGGTATCGACACCGCCCGCGAACTCGGGCGCGTGCTCGGCCGACGCGGCCACACCGTCGTCTGCGGCGGCCTCGGCGGCGTGATGGAAGCCGTCTGCGAGGGCGCGCGAGACGCCGACGGCCACACCATCGGCATCCTCCCGGGCGAGGACCGCGACGCCGCCAACGAGTACGTCGAGACCGCTATCGCGACCGGGATGGGCCACGCGCGGAACGCGCTCGTCGTGATGAACGGGGACGCCGCAATCGCCGTCGAGGGGAGCGGCGGCACGCTCTCGGAGGTCGGGTTCGCGTCCGTGTACGACCGGCCGATTGCGGGCCTCGACGCGCCCGACGCGCCGCACGTCGAAGCCGTCGAGACGCCCGACGGCGCCGTCGACTACGTCGAGGACGCGACGAGCTGACTCCCGGAATCGCGAGAGAAGGCGAGAACCGAGAGAGAAAACGAGGTTTCGGCGCGCTACGCGCCGGCTTCGACGGCTATTCGAGGTCGAAGCGGTCGTTGGTCATCACTTTGTGCCACGCGTCGGCGAAGTCCTGCACGAACTTCTCCTCGGCGTCGTCGGCGCCGTAGACCTCTGCGATGGCGCGGAGCCGGGAGTTCGAACCGAACACGAGGTCGAAGCGGGTCGCCTCCCGCTCGATTTCGCCCGTGTCGCGGTCGCGCCCCTCGAAGACGTAGCCGTCCTCGGAGACCGGCTCCCACTTCGTGTCCATGGCGAGCAGGGTCTCGAAGAAGTCGTTGGTCAGCGTCCCCGGTTCGTCCGTGAAGACGCCGTACTCGGTGTCGTCGTAGTTCGCGCCGAGCGCGCGCATCCCGCCGACCAGCACCGTCATCTCGGGCGCGGTCAGGTTCAGCAGTTCGGCCTTGTCGACGAGCAGGTCCTCGGCCCGGCGCTCGGCGTCGTCGCCGAGGTAGTTCCGGAAGCCGTCGGCCTCCGGTTCGAGCGCCTCGAAGGACTCGACGTCCGTCTGCTCGGGCGTGGCGTCGACGCGACCCGGTTCGAACGGAACTTCGACGTCGTAGCCGGCGTCAGCCGCCGCCTGCTCGACTGCCGCGTTGCCGCCGAGGACGACGAGGTCCGCGAGCGAGACGCGGGTGTCGTCGGACTGCGAGGCGTTGAACTCCTCTTGAATCTCCTCGAGGGTCTGGAGCGCGGCCGTCAGCTCCTCGGGCTCGTTGACCTCCCAACTCTGCTGGGGTTCGAGGCGGAGGCGCGCACCGTTCGCGCCGCCGCGCTTGTCGCTGTCGCGGTACGTGGACGCCGACGCCCACGCGGTCTTGACCAACTGGGACGTGGAGAGGTCCGAGTCGAGGAGTTCGTCCTTGAGTTCCGCGACGTCCTCGTCGTCGACGAGGTCGTAGTCGCGGTCCGGCAGCGGGTCCTGCCAGAGCATCTCCTCGTCGGGGACCTCGGGACCGAGGAACCGCTCGGGCGGGCCCATGTCGCGGTGCGTGAGTTTGTACCACGCCTTCGCGAAGTTGATGCCGAACTCCATCGGGTTGTCCTGGAAGCGCTCCAGAATCTCGCGGTAGTCCGGGTCGCGTTTCAGCGCGATGTCCGTCGTGAGCATCATCGGCGTCACTTCGTCGTCGCCGTGTGCGGGCTCCGCCGAGTCGCGGAGTTCCTCGTCGACCGGGAGCCACTGCCACGCGCCGCCGGGCCCCTTCTGGGCCGCCCACTCGTAGTCGAGGAGGCTGTCGACGTAGCCGGTGTCCCACTCGGTCGGCGACTGCGTCCACGGCCCCTCGATGCCGGACGTGATGGTGTCCCCGCCCTTGCCGGAGCCGTGGTCGCTCTCCCAGCCGAGGCCCTGTTTCTCCAGCGGCGCGGCTTCGGGCTCCGGGCCGACGTGCTCGTCGGGGTCGTCGGCGCCGTGGACCTTCCCGAACGTGTGCCCGCCGGCGATGAGCGCGACCGTCTCCTCGTCGTTCATCGCCATCCGGCTGAAGGACTCGCGGATGTTCTCCGCGGACGCTTCCGGGTCCGGGTTGCCGTCCGGGCCCTCGGGATTCACGTAGATGAGCCCCATCACGGTGGCGCCGAGGTCGCCCTGCAGGCTGCCGTCCTCGTCCCACCGCTCGGAGGCCTCCCACTCCTCTTCGGGGCCCCAGTCGACCGCCTGGTCGGGCTTGAACGCGTCCTCGCGCCCGCCGGCGAAGCCGAACGTCTTCGCGCCCATCGACTCGATGGCGACGTTCCCCGCGAGAATCATCAGGTCGCCCCACGAGAGGTTCCGGCCGTACTTCTCCTTGACCGGCCAGAGCAGGCGTCGCGCCTTGTCGAGGTTCGCGTTGTCCGGCCAACTGTTCAGCGGCGGGAGGCGCTGGGCGCCCTCGCTGGCGCCGCCGCGCCCGTCAGTGGTGCGGTACGTGCCCGCGCTGTGCCACGCCATCCGGATGAACAGCGGGCCGTAGTGGTCGTAGTCTGCCGGCCACCAGTCCTGGGACGTCGTCATCACGTCCTCGATGTCGGCTTTCACTTCGTCGAGGTCCAGCGACTCGAACGCCTCCGCGTAGTCGAAGTCCTCGCCGTGCGGCCCGACGTCGCGGGCGTTCTCGTCGAGAATGTCCACGTTCAACTGGTTCGGCCACCAGTCCTGATTAGACCCAGTCATCGTCGATGGATTGTGCTTTGGCGTATTAATATTGTCTGATTCGGAAAGGATTCTTCGCGACAGCCGAAGCAATCTACCGAACCCGTAGGTCGGTTGGCGCCGAGTCGCCCCTTCGCCGGTGTCGAACACCGCGACGCTCGCTGCGCTCTCGACTCCCGTTCGTGCGCCATCCAGTGACGCACCTTCGCGGAGTCGGAACCGTTAAACCGCCCACGTGCGTCTGTTCGAGTGCGGGCCGGTGGGGTAGCTTGGTATCCTTCGGCCTTCGGGTGGCCGTAACCGCGATTCGAATTCGCGCCGGCCCACTTCTCCCGCATTCTGCTCGGACAGCGGCGGCGTTCGCGAGACTGTTCTGCTTCGTCGCGGTTTTAGTCGGTCGTTAATGCGCTCTGCGGGTGCCAGCCGTCTTGCGCTCGCCCGACGCGAACGCGTTATTGTACCCTGAATAGGGAAAGAGTATAAGTCACAATCGCGATAAGCGGTGGTAAGCGCGTACTCAAGTGGAGGGGAGGTGGTTAGGATGTGGATAACATCCTTCACCGCGGCTCAGCCGCCGCACCCAAACTCGCACTTCGGTACGCGTATCAGAAACCATGAAAGACAAAATCAGTCTCTTCGACCTGCCGGACGACGACGACCGTGGCGTGAGCCCGGTCATCGGCGTCATCCTGATGGTGGCGATTACGGTCATCCTCGCCGCCGTCATCGCGAGTTTCGTGCTCGGCTTCGGCGGTAGCGTCTCCAGTAACGCGTCTGCCGGTGTGGATATCAGCCCAGATGAAAGTAATACCGGTAATGTTACCGTCTCTGTCGTTTCAAAGGGAGACGATACCCTCCGGGTCTCCTGTGTTGACAGCGGTGGCAGCGAATTGAACAGCACTTCGAGTGTCGGTGGTTCGATGTCCTGTGC
The nucleotide sequence above comes from Halobacterium litoreum. Encoded proteins:
- a CDS encoding TIGR00725 family protein; protein product: MRVSVIGASTPTESGIDTARELGRVLGRRGHTVVCGGLGGVMEAVCEGARDADGHTIGILPGEDRDAANEYVETAIATGMGHARNALVVMNGDAAIAVEGSGGTLSEVGFASVYDRPIAGLDAPDAPHVEAVETPDGAVDYVEDATS
- the katG gene encoding catalase/peroxidase HPI, whose protein sequence is MTGSNQDWWPNQLNVDILDENARDVGPHGEDFDYAEAFESLDLDEVKADIEDVMTTSQDWWPADYDHYGPLFIRMAWHSAGTYRTTDGRGGASEGAQRLPPLNSWPDNANLDKARRLLWPVKEKYGRNLSWGDLMILAGNVAIESMGAKTFGFAGGREDAFKPDQAVDWGPEEEWEASERWDEDGSLQGDLGATVMGLIYVNPEGPDGNPDPEASAENIRESFSRMAMNDEETVALIAGGHTFGKVHGADDPDEHVGPEPEAAPLEKQGLGWESDHGSGKGGDTITSGIEGPWTQSPTEWDTGYVDSLLDYEWAAQKGPGGAWQWLPVDEELRDSAEPAHGDDEVTPMMLTTDIALKRDPDYREILERFQDNPMEFGINFAKAWYKLTHRDMGPPERFLGPEVPDEEMLWQDPLPDRDYDLVDDEDVAELKDELLDSDLSTSQLVKTAWASASTYRDSDKRGGANGARLRLEPQQSWEVNEPEELTAALQTLEEIQEEFNASQSDDTRVSLADLVVLGGNAAVEQAAADAGYDVEVPFEPGRVDATPEQTDVESFEALEPEADGFRNYLGDDAERRAEDLLVDKAELLNLTAPEMTVLVGGMRALGANYDDTEYGVFTDEPGTLTNDFFETLLAMDTKWEPVSEDGYVFEGRDRDTGEIEREATRFDLVFGSNSRLRAIAEVYGADDAEEKFVQDFADAWHKVMTNDRFDLE
- a CDS encoding type IV pilin, whose product is MKDKISLFDLPDDDDRGVSPVIGVILMVAITVILAAVIASFVLGFGGSVSSNASAGVDISPDESNTGNVTVSVVSKGDDTLRVSCVDSGGSELNSTSSVGGSMSCAEGSNVVAVGNDNANNATIRTDI